One part of the Eulemur rufifrons isolate Redbay chromosome 16, OSU_ERuf_1, whole genome shotgun sequence genome encodes these proteins:
- the RLIG1 gene encoding RNA ligase 1 translates to MRRLGSVQRKMPCVFVTEVKEEPSAKREHQPFKVLATETISHKALDADIYSAIPTEKVDGTCCYVTTYKDQPYLWARLDRKPNKQADKRFKNFLHSKENSKEFFWNVEEDFKPAPECWIPAKEIEQVNGNPVPDENGHIPGWVPVEKNNKQYCWHSSVVNYEFEIALILKHHPADPGLLEISAVPLSDLLEQTLELVGTNINGNPYGLGSKKHPLHLLIPHGTFQIRNLPTLKHNDLLSWFEGCREGKIEGIVWHCSDGCLIKVHRHHLGLCWPIPDTYMNSKPVIINMNLNKYDYAFDTKCLFNHFLKLDNQKFGRLKDIIFDV, encoded by the exons ATGAGGCGCTTGGGCTCCGTGCAGCGGAAAATGCCGTGTGTGTTTGTGACGGAAGTGAAAGAGGAGCCCTCCGCCAAAAGGGAGCACCAG ccATTTAAAGTTTTGGCAACTGAAACTATAAGTCACAAGGCATTAGATGCAGATATATACAGTGCAATTCCAACAGAAAAAGTGGATGGAACATGTTGTTATGTCACTACCtacaaag aTCAGCCATACCTTTGGGCTCGGCTAGATAGAAAACCTAACAAACAAGctgacaaaagatttaaaaattttctacattcaaaagaaaactcaaaag aatttttttggaATGTTGAGGAGGACTTTAAACCTGCTCCGGAGTGCTGGATACCagcaaaagaaatagaacaaGTAAATGGGAATCCGGTGCCTGATGAAAATGGACACATTCCTG gtTGGGTACCagtagagaaaaacaacaaacagtaTTGCTGGCATTCCTCTGTAGTTAATTATGAATTTGAAATCGCCCTGATACTAAAGCATCATCCTGCTGATCCTGGACTTTTGGAAATTAGTGCAGTGCCACTATCAGATCTCTTAGAGCAAACACTGGAGCTTGTAGGAACAAATATCAATGGAAATCCATATG GGTTAGGAAGCAAGAAGCATCCGTTACATCTTCTTATACCACATGGAACATTTCAAATAAGAAATCTGCCTACATTGAAGCACAATGATCTTTTGTCCTGGTTTGAAGGTTGCAGAGAGGGTAAAATTGAAGGAATAGTATGGCATTGCAGTGACGGCTGTTTAATTAAG gtCCATCGCCATCATCTTGGTTTATGCTGGCCAATTCCAGATACTTACATGAATTCGAAACCAGTTATTATCAACATGAACTTGAACAAATATGACTATGCCTTTGATACTAAgtgtttgtttaatcattttttaaaattagataatcAGAAATTTGGTAGGCTCAAAGATATAATATTTGAtgtataa